In one window of Episyrphus balteatus chromosome 3, idEpiBalt1.1, whole genome shotgun sequence DNA:
- the LOC129915298 gene encoding facilitated trehalose transporter Tret1-like: MFTNELFGKYRVVLVAICVNMMSFTIGTYVGWTSPVMPKLRDQTADSPLNVGVTAAQEGWISSLTSIGAFASSLFVGQLATYVGRKWTLLGSGFIIAASYLFLIFGKHIWFIYVARFLQGFGGGGGAAMVPMYVGEISTDDTRGALGSLITIFIVGGILFTYIIGPYVNYLSLQICCMAVAVSFLVTFVFMPESPYYYAIKGRKTDVIKSLQLLRGKNAQDVEDEMLKIQTEVDESMANKSGLMDLARNSVYRKSAFIVVGLLVFQQMSGATAVTFNSQSIFINAGSTLDPAVATIILGVVQLVSNLMTPFVIERTGRKTILYVSAIGIGVALIALGTFFYIQAFKNASNILWLPVPALIMFNAFYGFGFGPIPWAMMGEMLPSNIKPTVTSIACSCTWAVTFVVTRWYPEINALGAYYAFWMFAGFVGLGIVFIKFVVIETKGLSLQMIQEKLKGST; encoded by the exons ATGTTTACAAACGAACTTTTTGGAAAATATCGTGTTGTTTTAGTTGCAATATGTG TCAACATGATGAGTTTTACTATTGGCACTTATGTCGGTTGGACGTCACCTGTAATGCCAAAACTTAGAGACCAAACTGCAGATAGTCCATTGAATGTTGGTGTTACAGCTGCACAAGAAGGTTGGATTAGTTCGTTGACATCAATCGGAGCATTTGCTA GTTCACTTTTTGTTGGACAATTGGCAACCTATGTCGGACGGAAATGGACTCTTCTAGGTAGTGGATTTATCATTGCTGCCTCTTACCTATTTTTAATATTCGGAAAACATATTTGGTTCATTTATGTGGCACGTTTTCTCCAG GGCTTTGGAGGAGGCGGTGGAGCAGCAATGGTTCCAATGTATGTTGGTGAAATATCCACCGATGATACCCGAGGAGCTTTAGGTTCTCTAATTACAATTTTCATTGTTG gtggaatCCTCTTCACTTACATCATCGGTCCCTATGTGAATTACTTGTCACTTCAAATTTGTTGCATGGCTGTTGCAGTATCGTTCCTCGTAACATTTGTATTTATGCCCGAAAGTCCCTACTACTATGCAATCAAAGGACGAAAAACCGATGTTATCAAATCTCTCCAACTTCTACGGGGAAAGAACGCCCAAGATGTTGAAGATGAAATGTTGAAAATCCAAACAGAAGTCGACGAATCCATGGCAAACAAAAGTGGACTTATGGATCTTGCACGAAATAGCGTCTATCGGAAAAGTGCATTTATTGTAGTTGGTCTGCTAGTCTTCCAGCAAATGAGTGGTGCCACTGCTGTGACATTTAACAGtcaatcaatttttatcaatgCTGGTTCAACATTAGACCCGGCTGTTGCAACAATCATTCTTGGTGTAGTTCAGCTTGTATCGAATCTCATGACTCCATTTGTTATCGAACGCACTGGACGTAAGACTATTCTCTATGTTTCGGCAATTGGAATAGGAGTTGCTTTGATAGCCCTCGGaacgtttttttacattcaagCCTTTAAAAATGCATCAAATATACTTTGGCTACCAGTACCGGCTCTAATAATGTTTAATGCTTTCTATGGTTTTGGATTTGGGCCAATTCCTTGGGCAATGATGGGTGAAATGCTTCCCTCGAATATCAAGCCAACTGTAACGTCAATAGCATGTTCATGTACTTGGGCAGTGACTTTTGTCGTAACACGTTGGTATCCAGAGATAAATGCTTTGGGTGCATATTATGCATTTTGGATGTTTGCAGGATTTGTTGGATTGggaattgtttttataaaatttgttgtaaTTGAAACAAAGGGATTGAGCTTGCAAATGattcaagaaaaattaaaaggcTCAACatga
- the LOC129914977 gene encoding facilitated trehalose transporter Tret1-like has translation MDQIKTYRMFIACGLANLGYLILGICIAWTSPMTPRLREHTDDSPLTDKISDSQDGWISSLLSVGAIIGCPIAGPLYDRIGRKWTLLSSSFLFAASFVLLILGNNIWFIYVARVLQGIGCGLVNTTSPIYNAETATDNLRGAIGSLMTILMIGGILFVYCIGPYVRYVTLQWFCLATPIIFFVTFIFMPESPYYYALKNQSQKGIKSLQFLRGQSPKTAEEEMSRIQKAVDEDMSNKGNISEILKNRAYKKAFVICIGLLTFQQFSGTTAVTFNSQSIFTSAQSNLDPAIATIIMGLVQLVANLITPFVVDRAGRKIILMIAALGMCLSLAALGTFFYIQKFGDASNILWIPIPALSIFYAMYAFGFGPIPSIIMGEILPSNIKSTVSSSATTFHWVAQFMVTRWYPELNALGSYIAFWMFGGFCAAAFFFVHFVVVETKGLSLQRIQEKLYAA, from the exons ATGGATCAAATCAAAACATACCGAATGTTTATTGCGTGTGGTTTGG ctaACTTGGGATATTTAATACTTGGAATTTGTATTGCGTGGACATCACCTATGACCCCAAGGCTGAGAGAACACACTGATGATAGCCCATTGACTGATAAAATTAGTGATTCTCAAGACGGTTGGATAAGTTCACTTTTGTCTGTCGGTGCTAtaattg GTTGTCCTATTGCCGGACCACTGTATGATAGAATTGGACGAAAATGGACACTCCTATCAAGCTCGTTTCTATTTGCTGCTTCATTTGTTCTGCTGATATTAGGCAACAATATTTGGTTTATATACGTAGCTCGAGTATTACAG GGAATAGGATGTGGACTTGTTAATACTACTTCACCAATATACAATGCTGAAACGGCCACTGACAACCTACGAGGAGCTATCGGAAGTCTCATGACAATTCTTATGATTG gTGGAATTCTTTTTGTCTACTGTATTGGTCCTTATGTGCGTTACGTCACGTTACAGTGGTTCTGCTTGGCTACTCCGATTATCTTCTTTGTGACATTCATTTTTATGCCTGAGTCACCATACTATTATGCACTTAAAAACCAGAGTCAAAAAGGCATAAAATCACTTCAGTTCCTACGAGGTCAATCTCCGAAGACAGCTGAAGAAGAAATGTCAAGAATTCAGAAAGCAGTAGATGAAGATATGTCAAATAAGGGCAACATcagtgagatattaaaaaatcgtGCCTACAAGAAGGCGTTTGTCATTTGCATTGGTCTGCTAACATTCCAACAGTTTAGTGGCACAACAGCAGTGACTTTCAATAGTCAATCAATTTTTACCAGTGCTCAATCGAACTTGGATCCTGCTATTGCCACAATCATAATGGGTTTAGTACAACTTGTTGCCAATTTGATCACTCCATTTGTAGTTGATCGTGCTGGCCGAAAGATAATTCTTATGATTGCAGCTTTGGGAATGTGTTTGTCTCTAGCTGCACTGGGGACAttcttttatattcaaaaatttggcgATGCCTCGAATATTCTGTGGATACCCATTCCAGCTCTTTCAATTTTCTATGCCATGTATGCATTTGGATTTGGACCAATTCCATCAATCATAATGGGAGAAATTCTTCCATCAAATATTAAATCAACAGTATCATCATCTGCAACAACATTTCACTGGGTGGCACAATTTATGGTGACTCGTTGGTATCCAGAATTAAATGCTTTAGGTTCATATATAGCTTTTTGGATGTTTGGAGGATTTTGTGCGGCAGCTTTTTTCTTTGTTCATTTTGTTGTAGTAGAAACCAAAGGACTGAGTTTACAAAGGATTCAAGAGAAACTGTATGCtgcttaa